The following proteins are co-located in the Larimichthys crocea isolate SSNF chromosome XXIV, L_crocea_2.0, whole genome shotgun sequence genome:
- the LOC104921409 gene encoding olfactomedin-4, translating to MMPLTLLLFFPILSPALAWLPMEDWESGNVTTSADGLECFCSVFLPDSTFPADRVQHMQQVTIDLKLEVEIQMNKLVHYRGKLDIFLGELMDLTVRVAMMEGSADDYIKLDFELLRIELREFEALVSQLKDSLNSSSPMFDSLYTEIHNMTLIVNQLETIDKNNLEVIRIEFAKLQKKLEECQKEMEFIKPDIGNCNHTGIMSISKPTVIQINAHLNAGYQYGGWGKDSKPVRGYESMHWYGAYSTPSVYEFYLYSNYDKLIQRSSFTHHGLPQGYEGTGNNYVVHGNTVYYQADNPFRMSKLNLTSSVYSHRQITKASERFSYTYSPKQYLDFSADEKGLWVMYATEESMGKIVVAKIDEKSFGIKGEWTTNAFKPLAGNAFMVCGVMYATRPGDLQTEEIYYSYNTKTGEEKYMSIPLQKFQEKFVNLHYNPTDQRLYMYNNGYYVSYNVRFNKE from the exons ATGATGCCTCTGACTCTGCTGCTGTTCTTTCCCATACTGAGCCCTGCACTGGCTTGGCTC CCAATGGAAGACTGGGAATCAGGAAATGTGACCACGTCTGCTGATGGACTGGAGTGTTTTTGCAGTGTGTTCCTGCCCGACAGCACCTTTCCTGCTGACCGAGTGCAACACATGCAGCAAGTTACCATCGATCTGAAGCTGGAGGTGGAGATCCAGATGAATAAA CTTGTCCACTACAGAGGCAAACTGGATATCTTCTTAGGAGAACTGATGGACCTGACAGTGAGAGTGGCCATGATGGAGGGCAGTGCTGACGATTACATCAAACTGGACTTTGAGCTGCTCAGGATCGAGCTCAGAGAGTTTGAGGCTCTGGTGTCTCAGCTCAAAGACTCCCTCAACTCCTCCTCGCCCATGTTTGACAGTCTGTATACTGAG ATCCACAACATGACCCTCATTGTGAACCAACTGGAGACTATCGACAAGAACAACCTGGAAGTGATCCGCATTGAGTTTGCTAAACTGCAGAAGAAACTGGAGGAGTGCCAGAAGGAGATGGAGTTCATCAAGCCAGATATCG gaaACTGCAATCACACAGGAATAATGAGCATCAGCAAGCCTACAGTCATCCAAATTAATGCTCATTTGAACGCAGGATACCAGTATGGGGGCTGGGGAAAAGACTCCAAACCTGTTCGAGGCTACGAGTCAATGCACTGGTATGGTGCATACAGCACTCCTTCTGTATATGAATTCTATTTGTACTCTAATTATGACAAACTCATTCAGAGATCTTCCTTCACACACCATGGTCTGCCACAAGGGTATGAAGGCACTGGTAACAACTACGTTGTTCATGGAAACACTGTGTATTACCAGGCTGACAACCCATTCAGAATGTCCAAATTAAATCTTACTTCTTCTGTTTATAGTCACAGACAAATCACAAAAGCAAGCGAAAGATTCTCCTACACTTATTCCCCAAAACAATACCTGGACTTTTCAGCTGATGAGAAaggattgtgggtaatgtatGCCACAGAGGAGTCCATGGGTAAAATTGTTGTTGCTAAGATAGACGAGAAATCATTCGGTATTAAGGGTGAGTGGACCACTAATGCGTTCAAGCCTCTGGCAGGGAATGCTTTTATGGTGTGTGGAGTTATGTATGCCACCAGGCCAGGAGATCTGCAGACAGAGGAAATCTATTACTCCTATAACACTAagactggagaggagaaatacaTGAGTATCCCCCTTCAGAAATTCCAGGAGAAGTTTGTTAACCTGCACTACAATCCCACTGATCAGAGGCTTTACATGTACAACAATGGCTATTATGTGTCCTACAATGTGAGATTCAACAAAGAATAA
- the LOC104921344 gene encoding olfactomedin-4 — MLPVLLLLLPALSPALAWIPVEDWESGNVTASVGESGQCLCHVYLPDTTFPADRVEHMQQVSKDLILEVKIQMNKMVSYEGKLEVYLKELMDLTVRVAMMESSGDNYIKLDFELLRIELREFEALVSQLKDSLNSSSPMFDSLFTEIHNMTLIVNQLETFDRSNLEVIRIEFAKLQKKLEQCQEDQEIIKPDIGNCNHTGIMSLSKPMVVQLNAHLSSSYQYGGWGKDSKPVRGYESMYYYGAHTTSAVYDFYLYSNYENLILRSSFKNFHLPNGWEGTGNNYIVHGNTIYYQHNTPFSMSKLNLTSSKYDYRVISAASTKFSYSYSENQNLDFAADETGLWVMYASEGSKGKMILAKIDEKSFGIEHEWNTNVFKQLAGNAFMACGVMYATRSVDLNTEEIFYAFDTKTNEGKHVSIPFQKFQEKYTNLDYNPTDQKLYMYNNGYYVAYNVKFNKE; from the exons ATGCTGCCAGTTCTGCTGCTACTTCTACCGGCCCTTAGCCCTGCTTTGGCTTGGATT ccaGTGGAAGACTGGGAGTCTGGCAATGTGACTGCGTCAGTTGGTGAGTCAGGTCAGTGCCTTTGTCATGTGTATCTACCGGATACCACCTTCCCTGCCGACCGTGTTGAGCACATGCAGCAAGTCAGCAAGGATCTGATCCTGGAAGTGAAAATTCAAATGAACAAG ATGGTGAGCTATGAGGGTAAGTTGGAGGTCTATTTGAAGGAACTGATGGACCTGACAGTGAGAGTGGCCATGATGGAGAGCAGTGGTGACAATTACATCAAACTGGACTTTGAGCTGCTCAGGATCGAGCTCAGGGAGTTTGAGGCTCTGGTGTCTCAGCTTAAAGACTCCCTCAACTCCTCCTCGCCCATGTTTGACAGTCTGTTTACTGAG ATCCACAACATGACCCTCATTGTGAACCAACTGGAGACTTTCGACAGAAGCAACCTGGAAGTGATCCGCATTGAGTTCGCTAAGCTGCAGAAGAAGCTGGAGCAGTGCCAGGAGGACCAGGAGATCATCAAGCCAGATATTG gcAACTGCAATCACACAGGAATCATGAGTCTCAGCAAGCCAATGGTGGTCCAACTGAATGCTCATTTGAGTTCAAGTTATCAATATGGGGGCTGGGGGAAAGACTCCAAACCTGTTAGAGGCTATGAATCAATGTACTACTATGGTGCACACACCACTTCCGCTGTGTATGACTTCTATTTGTACTCTAACTATGAAAATCTCATTTTGAGGTCTTCATTCAAAAACTTTCACCTACCAAATGGGTGGGAAGGTACCGGAAACAATTACATTGTTCACGGTAACACCATTTATTACCAGCACAACACACCTTTCAGTATGTCCAAACTCAATCTGACCAGTTCCAAATATGACTACAGAGTGATCTCAGCTGCTAGTACTAAGTTCTCATACAGTTACTCGGAAAATCAGAACTTGGACTTTGCAGCTGATGAAACCggattgtgggtaatgtatGCCTCAGAGGGGAGCAAAGGTAAAATGATCCTTGCTAAAATAGATGAGAAATCTTTTGGTATTGAGCATGAGTGGAACACTAATGTGTTCAAACAGTTGGCTGGAAATGCTTTCATGGCCTGTGGAGTCATGTATGCAACCAGGTCAGTGGATCTGAACACAGAAGAGATCTTCTATGCATTTGACACTAAGACCAATGAGGGGAAACATGTCAGCATCCCCTTCCAGAAGTTCCAGGAGAAATACACCAACCTGGACTACAATCCCACTGATCAGAAGCTCTACATGTACAATAATGGCTATTATGTGGCCTACAATGTAAAGTTTAACAAAGAATGA